The Mucilaginibacter terrae region CATGTCTTCAGGTTAAAAGTCAAAATGCATCTGGTCAAATGTCAGCTTGCGACTATCGTTGTAGGCTTTAATCGCGCTGACGATTATGCCAACCTCATCAGCCTTGAAAACCTCATCTTCACTGATCCCGGAATGATGACCGGGGTCCTGAACACCTTCATGAGAACTTTCCGAATCAGCGGCTGAAACGGATTGCGCCCACCCTTCTTCGATGTTAACGCAGATAATCGACCGCCTTTCGCCAAGGCTAACTTGATAACGCATAAATCCATCGTTATCAGCAATTTGATCAAGTTGCTCGGCGGTGCCGGTCATCCGTTGATCCGGAAATTCTAATTCTAAATTAAATGGTACCATACCTGTCAGATTTTTGGGACTACAAATCTATGCTAATATTTTTAGCATTTTTATATGCTTTTTTACAATTTTTTATTCACATTTGTTTCAATGAAAAGCAAGTTGTTCGAGGATAGGCCAAAAACGGCCAAAACCAGTACAGAAAGGTGGATCCGAATATTTCCGGACAACGGTGAAGGATATCAGCTCTATGATGTTTTCCGGGAACACAACGTGGGGCGCATCCTTTTCGATGTTGATGCGAACTGGATTTACGACGGTGACGAACTGAATGTGGATGAACAGGAAGATGTAGCCGGCTCGATTAGTGGCAACGTCAAAGAAATGAATGCGCTGCTCAAAGATATTTTATGAAAAGGAACATTGATTTTGAATTAACAACATTTGAAAAGCAATGCTTAAAGGAGCAAAAGGTCAGTCAGAAAGCACTGCGCGATTATGCACCTGACGAGATCGCGGCAATGCTGAACGCTTCGCCAGAGCGTGCTAAGGAATTAGCTGCACTCGCTGAATTCCAGAGTGTACCATCGCTTGGAGCCGGGTTTGCAAAAGAACTCATTGCCCAGGGATACTATTCGTTAGATCAGTTAAAGGGAAAAAGTGCGGTCGAGTTATTTGATGCTTATGAAAAGCACTCCGGTTGCTGGGCAGACCCCTGTGTGGAAGATTCTTACCGGCTTTTGGTGCACTATATTGAGCATAAGGACGAAAGCAAACGGTGGTGGGATTTTACGAAGGAACGTAAAGCTTACCGTGCAGAATTTGGATTTCCGGCAGACCGGCCAGTAATAGCATGGTATGAGACGGATAGATATCCAAAGGCCAAGGCATTTCTAAAAGGATAGTATATGGCGCAACTTTGTTTTTTCCCTGAAGCAGGTCAGAGTAAAGGCTTGCCAAAACAGTTTCTCGAATATGTTCCAAAGCTGATCGATCCTTTCACCGGACAGCAATTATTGGAAAAGCTGATTGCTGAAACGCCCTGGCAACAATCGATGCGGATCATGTATACCAAAGAAGTGCTAACACCAAGGCTCACGGCCTGGTATGGTGATCCGGAGGCTTTCGATTACCAGTCATTGAAAAGCACCCGGCCGCTTGCCTGGACACCGGAACTATTAATGGTCAAGAACCTGGTAGAGCCGCTTGCCGGGGCGACCTTCAACAGCGTGTTGTTGAATTATTACCGGGATGGCAATGATTCAGTGGCCTGGCATAGTGATAAAGAAGAAATATTAGGTAAGGAACCCATCATTGCCTCTGTAAGTTTCGGGCAGGTACGCAGTTTTGACATCCGCAATAAGTTAAATCATGCCGAGCAGTATTCCGTTAAACTTGAACACGGGTCTTTTCTGCTCATGAAAGCGGGGTTACAGGAAAAATGGGAACACCGCATTGCTAAATCCACAAAGGCCATGGAACCAAGGGTGAACCTGACGTTTCGTATTGTGAAATAATATTTACCTTGCCATGGTGATCACATTATATGATTTTCTAAGAATGGAACAGTCCGAACAATACGACGCCGTATGGAAGGGGACATTTCTGGGCGACCGCCGGGAAAACGAATTATGGATCCAGTGTTATAGCTTGCAGAACTTCTATGTCGAGGTTTATTATGATGCCGGTACCAATAAGGTCGCCCGCCTCAGGTCATTCACCGGGATAGAGCAATTAGCACCCTATTTAAAGGGCAACTTTTAAATAGGCGCAAGGCTGTTACATCTTTTTAATGTTGAATTTATTAAGGTTTGCGATCTTGCAACCAGATTTATTTATGAAAAAACGAACTATTTTAAGTGCAGGCCTGGCTTTTGCCGCATTGGGTCTGATCTCCTGGGGTTTCAAAGGACATCGTGCTGTCGCCACAATCGCACAAAATCATCTTAACGCCAGCGTTGCTTATGTGGCATCCGCCTACCTGAAAGGTGAGCAAATGGAAGCGGTGAGTACGTGGGCAGATGAAAACCGGGATCCCAAGACCGCGCCATGGCATTACATTAATTTGCCATTGGGCTTATCACGGGATGCATTTGTAAAAGCTGTTCAGGAAAGCGACAATAACGTTTATACCGCCATCCTAAAAACGGAAGCTACCTTGAAAGATGTGAACGCTTCTGATGAAGCAAAGAACGAGGCGATGAAGTACCTGATCCACCTCGTTGGCGATGCGCATCAACCCATGCACGTCAGCCGTAAAGAAGATAAGGGCGGTAATACCATACAAGTACGATTTGACAATAAAGGCACCAACCTCCACAGCCTTTGGGATAGTAAACTGATCGATAAAGAAGGATTGGGTCAGGAAGATATCGTCAAGACCTATGATACAGCAACGCCTGCCGAAATTAAAAAATGGCAAAGTGATAGTCCGTTCGAGTGGTTATGGGAAAGTTACCAGATCACAACTGAGCTATATGCGAATGCTAAACCGGGTCAGAATATTGATGATGTCTATTACCAGAAATATATCC contains the following coding sequences:
- a CDS encoding helix-hairpin-helix domain-containing protein, whose product is MKRNIDFELTTFEKQCLKEQKVSQKALRDYAPDEIAAMLNASPERAKELAALAEFQSVPSLGAGFAKELIAQGYYSLDQLKGKSAVELFDAYEKHSGCWADPCVEDSYRLLVHYIEHKDESKRWWDFTKERKAYRAEFGFPADRPVIAWYETDRYPKAKAFLKG
- a CDS encoding alpha-ketoglutarate-dependent dioxygenase AlkB family protein, coding for MAQLCFFPEAGQSKGLPKQFLEYVPKLIDPFTGQQLLEKLIAETPWQQSMRIMYTKEVLTPRLTAWYGDPEAFDYQSLKSTRPLAWTPELLMVKNLVEPLAGATFNSVLLNYYRDGNDSVAWHSDKEEILGKEPIIASVSFGQVRSFDIRNKLNHAEQYSVKLEHGSFLLMKAGLQEKWEHRIAKSTKAMEPRVNLTFRIVK
- a CDS encoding S1/P1 nuclease, whose amino-acid sequence is MKKRTILSAGLAFAALGLISWGFKGHRAVATIAQNHLNASVAYVASAYLKGEQMEAVSTWADENRDPKTAPWHYINLPLGLSRDAFVKAVQESDNNVYTAILKTEATLKDVNASDEAKNEAMKYLIHLVGDAHQPMHVSRKEDKGGNTIQVRFDNKGTNLHSLWDSKLIDKEGLGQEDIVKTYDTATPAEIKKWQSDSPFEWLWESYQITTELYANAKPGQNIDDVYYQKYIPVIHKRIDQAGIRLAGELNRLLAGQKVKAVTVSAPPAVQGVPTNKTADATPTAVKLEEIKNYVGKTVTVSGKVFSSRDIGSMILVNLGAAYPNQLLTLALKGDAKALGTQLDGKTITITGQVIDYKGNPEIIVTSQQQVKVQ